Proteins from a genomic interval of Acidiferrobacteraceae bacterium:
- a CDS encoding DUF4197 domain-containing protein, whose translation MSQRTTFRALALAGLFLMGVMAPSGARADLGQDLSRLLGQSSSQPSEKEMAQAIRQALGQGGERAIRTLGKKDGFFRNPEVRVPMPKELRSVDSLLRRLGQGRYADRFVRTLNRAAEQAIPLAADVIRNTVSHMTVRDAVKIVRGPDDAATVYLRKHSGEELGRRFLPIVRQTTAKAGVTSAYKKLMDRAGPTARQLGVRAVDLDQYVTERTLDGLFHVVAQEEKQIREHPVARTTELLKKVFGG comes from the coding sequence ATGTCACAAAGAACAACATTCAGGGCCCTCGCCCTGGCGGGCCTGTTCCTGATGGGCGTGATGGCCCCGTCCGGGGCAAGGGCCGACCTTGGGCAGGACCTGTCAAGGCTCCTGGGGCAGTCGTCCTCACAGCCGAGCGAGAAGGAAATGGCTCAGGCCATACGGCAGGCCCTGGGGCAGGGTGGGGAGCGGGCGATCCGGACCCTGGGAAAGAAGGACGGCTTTTTCAGGAATCCGGAGGTGCGGGTTCCGATGCCGAAGGAGCTGCGATCGGTCGATTCCCTGTTGCGTCGCCTGGGCCAGGGACGCTACGCGGATCGATTCGTGCGTACGCTCAATCGCGCCGCCGAACAGGCCATTCCCCTGGCGGCTGACGTCATCCGAAATACCGTGTCCCACATGACGGTTCGCGATGCGGTGAAGATCGTGCGTGGCCCGGACGATGCCGCCACCGTCTACCTGCGCAAGCATTCAGGCGAGGAACTCGGGCGCCGGTTCCTGCCCATCGTTCGCCAGACTACGGCAAAGGCCGGCGTGACCAGCGCCTACAAGAAGTTGATGGACCGCGCGGGCCCGACCGCACGGCAACTGGGTGTGCGCGCCGTCGATCTGGATCAGTACGTAACCGAACGTACCCTGGATGGCTTGTTCCATGTTGTTGCGCAGGAAGAAAAGCAGATTCGGGAGCACCCCGTTGCGCGCACCACGGAATTGCTGAAAAAGGTATTCGGCGGCTAG
- a CDS encoding antibiotic biosynthesis monooxygenase, with protein MITELAILDVKPGQQAEFEAAFGEAQDIISGVDGYVSHQLQRCLENAGRYVLLVNWERLEDHTEGFRGSARYQEWRRLLHHFYDPFPEVEHYSMVYENARK; from the coding sequence ATGATAACGGAACTTGCAATCCTCGACGTGAAGCCGGGCCAGCAGGCAGAATTTGAGGCGGCCTTCGGTGAGGCACAAGATATTATCTCCGGCGTGGACGGATATGTTTCGCACCAGTTACAGCGATGCTTGGAGAATGCCGGCCGCTATGTCCTGTTGGTCAACTGGGAAAGGCTCGAAGATCACACGGAAGGCTTTCGCGGCTCGGCGCGGTACCAGGAATGGCGCAGGCTCTTGCATCATTTCTACGATCCATTTCCCGAGGTAGAGCACTACTCCATGGTCTACGAAAACGCCCGGAAGTAG
- a CDS encoding TetR/AcrR family transcriptional regulator: MLKSVHNHSETCRWRRRKEARPGEIMDAALELFAERGYAATRLTEVAARAGISKGTLYLYFDSKEALFQAVIREMMVPLMESAERQAGDFTGDTTDLLRDMSSFWVDCIMNSRLSAVPKLIVSEAGNFPELARYYNDQIIRRGTRLAMRILERGIERGEFNDCDVRHVAHVIIAPMVFCAIWQHSLAQIDPDAFEIEPYFAAHLDVVLHGLKGTTTDTAEDKTSSNRQ, encoded by the coding sequence ATGCTGAAATCCGTACACAACCACAGCGAAACCTGTCGCTGGCGGCGGCGCAAGGAGGCGCGCCCGGGCGAGATCATGGACGCCGCCCTGGAGCTGTTCGCGGAGCGTGGCTACGCCGCCACCCGCCTGACGGAAGTCGCCGCCCGGGCGGGGATCTCCAAGGGGACCCTGTACCTGTATTTCGACAGCAAGGAGGCCCTGTTCCAGGCCGTCATTCGCGAAATGATGGTGCCCCTCATGGAAAGCGCCGAGCGACAGGCCGGGGACTTCACCGGAGATACAACGGACTTGCTGCGGGACATGAGTTCATTTTGGGTGGACTGCATCATGAACTCCCGGCTGTCCGCCGTCCCCAAGCTCATTGTCTCCGAGGCCGGCAACTTTCCCGAGCTGGCGCGGTACTACAACGACCAGATCATCCGGCGCGGAACACGCCTGGCCATGCGCATCCTGGAGCGCGGCATCGAACGCGGGGAATTCAACGATTGCGACGTGCGCCATGTCGCACATGTAATTATTGCACCCATGGTGTTCTGCGCCATCTGGCAACATTCGCTGGCGCAGATCGATCCGGATGCATTCGAAATCGAACCGTACTTCGCAGCCCATTTGGATGTTGTCCTGCATGGACTCAAGGGAACGACTACCGATACAGCGGAAGACAAGACCAGTTCGAACCGTCAATGA
- a CDS encoding amidohydrolase family protein, with amino-acid sequence MHLRAGLGPRRDNPIFTGLIELAIEHDVPVLIHTESSSHLYFQPLCQNYSKARFLWAHAGGLLNASQVGTLMKLCPNVWVELSARDRWRYTVTPIVDDQGRLLPEWEALLKEYPQRFMIGSDTVWPVDPSHRWDESDTGWKKIDDYLGFHRHWLSFLPEQLARQVRLENAQRFFHRDRRKSDG; translated from the coding sequence GTGCACCTGCGCGCCGGGCTTGGCCCACGACGCGACAATCCGATCTTCACCGGCCTGATCGAACTGGCCATCGAGCACGATGTCCCCGTTCTGATCCACACCGAGTCATCGAGCCACCTGTATTTTCAACCGCTGTGCCAGAACTACAGCAAGGCAAGATTCCTCTGGGCACATGCCGGCGGCCTGCTGAATGCATCCCAGGTCGGAACCCTGATGAAGCTATGTCCAAACGTTTGGGTCGAGTTGTCCGCACGGGATCGCTGGCGCTACACCGTAACGCCCATTGTCGACGATCAGGGCCGCCTGTTGCCGGAGTGGGAGGCGCTGCTGAAGGAGTATCCACAGCGGTTCATGATTGGGTCCGATACGGTGTGGCCGGTAGATCCATCCCACCGCTGGGACGAGTCGGATACCGGCTGGAAGAAGATCGATGACTACCTTGGATTCCACCGGCACTGGCTCAGCTTTCTACCGGAACAACTGGCGCGCCAGGTGCGCCTGGAGAATGCACAACGCTTTTTTCACCGGGACCGACGCAAATCAGACGGCTGA
- a CDS encoding ABC transporter ATP-binding protein, whose amino-acid sequence MSTEPLIACRKLTKQFRSVLAVDGIDLAIPAGSCFGLLGPNGAGKTTTVEMLEGIVDPTRGEIRYKGAARDRRFRDESGIMFQATALPEHITALETLKLFAALYPHSVSLESVVENCSLESFIDRDNHRLSGGQRQRLLLAIALVNDPVLLFLDEPTTGLDPQARRNFWDLVERLKDAGKTIVLTTHYMEEAYVLCDEIAIMDRGRIVAQGTPETLLAQHFNDVVLQLPLDDVPTGLHAQGFEIVFRKDAVEILSKDVNETIRHLLDQGIPLGNLQIRRRSLEDLFLEVTGRELRV is encoded by the coding sequence GTGAGTACAGAGCCACTCATCGCGTGCCGCAAGCTGACCAAGCAGTTTCGCTCCGTGCTTGCCGTGGACGGTATCGATCTGGCCATTCCCGCCGGGAGTTGTTTCGGACTCCTGGGCCCCAATGGCGCGGGCAAGACGACGACCGTGGAAATGCTGGAAGGAATCGTCGACCCGACGCGTGGCGAGATCCGGTACAAGGGTGCAGCCCGCGACCGCCGCTTTCGCGATGAATCCGGAATCATGTTCCAGGCAACCGCCTTGCCCGAACACATTACGGCACTGGAGACGCTGAAGTTGTTCGCGGCACTATATCCCCATTCAGTTTCCCTGGAATCGGTCGTCGAGAACTGCAGCCTGGAGTCCTTCATCGACCGCGACAACCATCGTCTTTCCGGCGGACAGCGCCAACGCCTGCTGCTGGCCATCGCCCTCGTGAACGATCCCGTATTGCTATTCCTGGACGAGCCCACAACCGGACTGGATCCGCAGGCACGCCGAAATTTCTGGGACCTTGTGGAACGACTGAAGGATGCCGGCAAGACCATCGTGCTGACGACGCACTATATGGAAGAGGCCTACGTCCTGTGCGACGAAATCGCAATCATGGACCGCGGACGCATAGTGGCTCAGGGTACGCCCGAAACGCTGTTGGCACAGCACTTCAACGATGTGGTGCTTCAGTTGCCGCTGGACGACGTACCCACCGGCTTGCACGCGCAAGGCTTTGAGATAGTGTTCCGCAAGGACGCGGTGGAGATACTCAGCAAGGACGTAAACGAAACAATCCGTCACCTGCTGGACCAGGGAATCCCTCTGGGCAATCTGCAGATCCGCCGGCGAAGTCTTGAGGATCTGTTTCTCGAGGTGACCGGCCGGGAGTTGCGCGTATGA
- a CDS encoding efflux RND transporter permease subunit has protein sequence MKAIIRYLVEHDLIVNLVSVFLVLLGLSAVFNINREAFPNVNLDQIQINSAYPGATPEEVERLIVTPIEQELKSLNGIDKMTSISFPGSARILLELDPHAANRSRIASEAQLAIDRADLPNDLPDKPSVLEVDGAVFPILQLAVSAPRSELKLKRLGDRIKDDLLNIDGVAKVHIEGARRAEIRIVVDPKKIARERVSVGEIAAAITNWNVNAPGGDLETSEGQKAVRVAGEFTGPKDVADLVLRANERGQGIRLGDVATVTENLAKASFYSDVQGKPAVNMIVMKKADKDIIDTVDKVRAYLKTIPEVYGKDVRVDTFLDMSRFARLRLGVLTTNGIFGLILVFATLILYLRPSVALTTTWGIPVVFLTGLYALYVYGITMNLVSMLGFIMVLGMIVDDAIIIGENITFYMEKGMVPRDAAVKGAMELMGPVAATVMTTIAAFLPMMFMSGIIGKFIVAIPIVVITLLFFSWLESFLILPSHVAWVARPTAHPKERAWIVALEHGYARLLNKALDHRYITVGLSVSILIGSLILAATAMRFQLFPPIGVDQYIARVTAPQGTSLDKMRAIMSKVDETMRAEINPKYLESTVVSTGQIARDGGDPLTQRGSRFAQINVLYTPSVTRPDHDALKDMRRLAKVLPPQFPRLEINFSALTPGPPTGRALEAEISSNDTAVTDAAARRLMEMLKTVKGVTSVDSGLEPGDDELLVHMDRAKATYAGVDLATAASHIRAAVGGLRVSTLRWGTEQVDVTIRYPQNGVDALEQLRDLEIPNQRGGLVPLKRIATLENHPGFTTIRHRAGIRTVTVTADINTDVITSVELNNLVKKKQAEWMGPDAKKLTVSYGGEEEKNNESFRDLFRSFAFALLGIFFILAIQFGRITYPIVVMLAIPFGAVGIILSFYLHDLLWRPMPLSFFASLGFVALSGVVVNSSLILLVFIQRARADGMGCREAIELAGRRRLRAVILTATTTVVGLLPTAYGWGGMDPLVSPMALALSWGLMVATLVTLLTIPATYAIGVDFKIRLRRLGARIRENESVKRLLAKLPHHRVE, from the coding sequence ATGAAGGCCATTATTCGCTACCTGGTTGAACACGATCTGATCGTAAACCTCGTTTCCGTCTTTCTCGTGCTGTTGGGCCTGTCCGCGGTCTTCAATATCAACCGCGAGGCCTTTCCCAACGTCAACCTGGATCAGATCCAGATCAACAGCGCCTACCCCGGGGCAACGCCGGAGGAAGTGGAACGCCTCATCGTTACGCCCATCGAACAGGAACTGAAGTCCCTGAACGGCATCGACAAGATGACGTCCATCAGCTTTCCGGGCTCGGCCCGCATCCTGCTGGAACTGGATCCCCATGCGGCCAACCGTTCACGCATCGCCAGCGAGGCCCAGCTGGCGATCGACCGGGCGGACCTGCCAAACGATCTGCCGGACAAACCCTCGGTGCTGGAAGTCGACGGTGCCGTGTTTCCGATCCTGCAGCTGGCGGTGTCTGCGCCCCGCTCCGAGTTAAAACTCAAGCGCCTCGGTGATCGGATCAAAGATGACTTGCTGAATATCGACGGCGTGGCCAAGGTCCATATCGAAGGTGCCCGTCGCGCCGAGATCCGAATCGTTGTCGATCCGAAAAAGATCGCGCGCGAGCGCGTCTCCGTGGGTGAGATCGCAGCGGCGATTACAAACTGGAACGTAAATGCACCGGGAGGCGATCTCGAGACCTCCGAGGGGCAAAAGGCCGTGCGTGTCGCTGGCGAGTTTACCGGACCCAAGGATGTGGCCGACCTGGTCTTGCGCGCCAACGAACGCGGCCAGGGGATCCGCCTCGGCGACGTGGCTACGGTCACGGAGAACCTGGCCAAGGCCTCGTTCTATTCCGACGTCCAGGGCAAGCCAGCGGTCAACATGATCGTCATGAAAAAGGCGGACAAGGACATCATCGATACCGTGGACAAGGTCCGCGCCTACCTCAAGACCATTCCCGAGGTGTATGGCAAGGACGTGCGCGTGGATACCTTCCTCGACATGTCCCGCTTCGCGCGCCTGCGCCTGGGCGTCCTGACCACCAACGGGATCTTCGGTCTCATTCTGGTATTCGCGACCTTGATCCTGTACCTGCGCCCGTCGGTCGCCCTGACCACGACCTGGGGCATCCCGGTGGTATTCCTGACGGGGCTCTACGCCCTGTATGTCTATGGCATAACCATGAATCTCGTCTCCATGCTCGGATTCATCATGGTACTGGGCATGATCGTGGACGACGCCATCATCATCGGCGAGAACATAACCTTCTACATGGAAAAGGGTATGGTGCCGCGCGACGCCGCAGTAAAGGGCGCGATGGAGCTCATGGGGCCGGTGGCGGCGACGGTGATGACGACCATTGCCGCATTCCTGCCCATGATGTTCATGTCCGGCATCATCGGCAAGTTCATTGTTGCCATCCCCATCGTGGTGATCACGCTGTTGTTCTTCTCGTGGCTGGAATCATTCCTGATCCTGCCCAGCCATGTTGCGTGGGTGGCGCGGCCCACGGCCCACCCCAAGGAGCGGGCCTGGATTGTTGCCCTTGAGCACGGCTACGCCCGCTTGCTCAACAAGGCCCTGGACCACCGCTACATTACGGTCGGACTTTCGGTGTCGATACTGATCGGCAGCCTGATCCTGGCGGCGACCGCCATGCGTTTCCAGTTGTTCCCGCCCATCGGCGTGGATCAGTACATCGCGCGTGTGACCGCACCGCAGGGCACCAGTCTGGACAAGATGCGCGCCATCATGTCGAAGGTGGACGAAACAATGCGCGCGGAGATCAATCCGAAATATCTCGAAAGCACCGTGGTCAGCACCGGCCAGATCGCGAGAGATGGCGGTGACCCCCTGACCCAGCGCGGCTCGCGCTTCGCCCAGATCAATGTCTTGTACACTCCATCCGTGACCCGGCCGGATCACGACGCATTGAAGGATATGCGTCGCTTGGCGAAGGTATTGCCGCCCCAGTTTCCGCGCCTGGAAATCAACTTCAGCGCCTTGACACCGGGACCGCCCACCGGCCGGGCCCTGGAAGCGGAGATCTCGAGCAACGATACCGCCGTGACCGACGCGGCCGCCCGACGGCTGATGGAGATGCTGAAAACAGTAAAAGGCGTCACTTCCGTGGATTCGGGGCTGGAGCCCGGCGATGACGAGTTACTCGTTCACATGGATCGCGCCAAGGCCACCTACGCCGGCGTGGACCTGGCCACGGCGGCGAGCCATATCCGCGCCGCCGTCGGTGGTCTGCGCGTGTCCACCCTGCGTTGGGGAACGGAACAGGTGGATGTCACGATTCGCTATCCACAAAACGGCGTCGACGCCCTGGAGCAGCTGCGCGATCTGGAGATCCCGAATCAGCGCGGCGGCCTCGTTCCATTGAAGCGCATTGCCACACTTGAAAATCACCCGGGATTCACCACGATTCGCCACCGGGCCGGCATCCGAACGGTTACGGTCACTGCGGACATCAATACCGATGTCATCACCAGCGTGGAACTGAACAACCTGGTGAAGAAGAAGCAAGCGGAGTGGATGGGTCCTGACGCCAAAAAGCTCACGGTTAGCTACGGCGGCGAGGAAGAGAAAAACAACGAGTCCTTCCGCGACCTGTTCCGCTCGTTCGCCTTCGCCCTGCTCGGCATCTTCTTCATTCTTGCGATCCAGTTCGGCAGAATCACCTACCCCATTGTGGTGATGCTGGCGATCCCCTTCGGTGCCGTGGGCATCATCCTGAGCTTTTACCTGCACGATCTCTTGTGGCGACCCATGCCGCTGTCCTTCTTCGCCAGCCTGGGCTTCGTCGCCCTGTCGGGGGTGGTGGTGAACAGCTCCCTGATCCTGCTGGTATTCATCCAGCGCGCGCGGGCGGATGGCATGGGCTGCCGCGAGGCCATCGAACTCGCGGGCCGAAGAAGGTTGCGTGCCGTGATCCTCACCGCCACGACCACCGTGGTTGGCCTGCTGCCCACGGCCTACGGCTGGGGCGGCATGGATCCGCTGGTATCGCCCATGGCCCTGGCCCTGTCCTGGGGTCTGATGGTGGCCACGCTGGTCACCCTGCTCACGATTCCCGCGACCTATGCCATCGGCGTCGACTTCAAGATCCGCTTGAGGCGTCTCGGGGCGAGGATACGGGAAAACGAGAGCGTGAAGCGGCTGCTGGCGAAGCTGCCGCATCATCGGGTGGAGTAG
- a CDS encoding peroxiredoxin-like family protein has protein sequence MARRHSGEILEQYELESIQGSSVPVPHPTQLTHLQFRRFAGCPMCNLHIHSFMQGYDQLLAAGIQEVAIFHSDKDALLKHHTDAPFPIVADPKKLLYKAFGVEASILSVLNPGVWPAAFKGMFRYGVGLPALGESPLGLPADFLIDSNGRILAAKYGDHAYDHWEVAHVLELARKARQA, from the coding sequence ATGGCTCGCAGGCATAGCGGGGAAATACTTGAGCAGTACGAGCTGGAATCGATCCAGGGCTCATCGGTCCCGGTACCGCATCCGACGCAACTGACGCACCTGCAGTTTCGGCGCTTTGCCGGCTGCCCGATGTGCAATCTGCACATTCATTCTTTCATGCAGGGATACGATCAATTGCTTGCCGCGGGAATACAGGAAGTTGCCATATTCCATTCTGACAAAGATGCGCTGTTGAAACATCACACCGATGCCCCGTTCCCGATCGTTGCCGACCCGAAGAAGTTACTATACAAGGCCTTCGGGGTGGAGGCGTCCATCCTCTCTGTGCTCAATCCCGGCGTATGGCCCGCCGCATTCAAGGGGATGTTCCGCTATGGCGTCGGCCTTCCGGCGCTTGGAGAATCGCCCCTTGGCCTTCCCGCGGATTTTCTGATTGACAGTAACGGCCGGATCCTGGCGGCAAAATACGGCGACCATGCCTACGATCATTGGGAAGTCGCACACGTACTGGAGCTGGCGCGAAAAGCAAGGCAAGCTTAG
- a CDS encoding TolC family protein has protein sequence MKRIHVLLLLAGLGLSGGVRAAEPLTLGQALQNVVDTYPSLEVAHMQLQRAQQDRLQVESQLGWVLGAQLGASHDLSPLTGTPSDSANLSTSLNRGLASGGSVGITGSYNYVDSSFSFPGLPNPSYTGRVDLTLRKPLARGAGNPDYKQSLVSADASAAMAHANARAARDQIAQQTMSLFYGAALTWAQLQNARDGVLRAERLKKYVHSNARLGLAEDKDILQSEAQLRAQSAQVDALQAAWDSQRTSLNRLMGRPADEEFVPVLPPTTSEPDSDADAVYKQALAYSPDLARIQAQADISEAQLVRARNASRSQLDLVLGLGGGNQQGPSIPSSVNESDYAASVRLEYQKPLDRRGADASVTQAQLDHSIALRQLQATKDDLRYNIDGLLQDLNKSHDAVKSQELRVEAETSKLKDAEHRYRQGRADTTQLIQFENDLFLARLALEQQRITLLQKQFSLNLLRGTLWNNVRLPAQYQ, from the coding sequence ATGAAGCGAATCCATGTACTACTCCTGCTGGCCGGTCTTGGCCTCAGCGGTGGCGTCCGCGCCGCGGAACCGCTCACCCTGGGCCAGGCCCTGCAGAACGTGGTCGACACCTACCCGTCGCTCGAAGTTGCACACATGCAACTGCAGCGCGCGCAGCAGGACCGTTTGCAGGTCGAGAGCCAGTTGGGCTGGGTCCTCGGCGCCCAGCTCGGCGCCAGCCATGACCTGTCGCCACTCACCGGCACGCCAAGTGACAGTGCCAACCTGAGCACCAGCCTGAACCGCGGCCTCGCCTCCGGCGGTTCCGTGGGGATCACCGGAAGCTACAACTACGTAGACAGTTCCTTCAGCTTTCCCGGGCTACCCAATCCTTCGTACACCGGCCGCGTCGACCTGACCTTGCGCAAGCCCCTGGCCAGGGGTGCCGGCAACCCCGATTACAAACAGAGCCTGGTCTCCGCCGATGCCAGCGCGGCCATGGCCCATGCCAATGCCCGCGCCGCCCGCGACCAGATCGCGCAACAGACCATGTCCCTGTTTTACGGTGCCGCCCTGACCTGGGCACAGCTGCAGAACGCACGCGACGGCGTGCTTCGTGCCGAGCGCCTGAAGAAGTACGTACACAGCAATGCGCGCCTCGGCCTCGCCGAGGACAAGGACATCCTGCAAAGCGAGGCACAGCTGCGGGCGCAGTCCGCCCAGGTGGATGCGCTGCAGGCGGCCTGGGATTCGCAGCGGACCTCACTCAACCGACTCATGGGTCGTCCGGCGGACGAGGAATTCGTGCCGGTGCTCCCTCCAACGACCTCGGAACCAGACTCGGATGCGGATGCCGTGTACAAGCAGGCCCTGGCGTACAGCCCGGATCTGGCGCGGATTCAGGCCCAGGCAGACATCTCCGAGGCACAACTGGTCCGAGCACGCAATGCATCCCGTTCCCAGCTGGATCTGGTTTTGGGTCTCGGTGGCGGCAACCAGCAGGGGCCCAGCATACCCTCCAGCGTCAATGAATCCGACTACGCCGCGAGCGTCCGACTGGAATACCAGAAGCCCCTGGACCGCCGCGGTGCGGATGCGAGTGTCACCCAGGCGCAGCTGGACCACTCCATTGCCCTGCGCCAGCTTCAGGCCACCAAGGATGATCTGCGCTACAACATCGACGGTCTCCTGCAGGATCTGAACAAGTCCCACGATGCGGTGAAGAGCCAGGAACTGCGCGTGGAGGCCGAAACCAGCAAGCTCAAGGACGCCGAACACCGCTACCGCCAGGGCCGTGCTGATACCACCCAGCTGATCCAGTTCGAGAACGATCTGTTTCTTGCCCGGCTCGCGCTGGAGCAGCAACGGATTACCCTGCTGCAGAAGCAGTTCTCCCTGAATCTGTTACGCGGCACGCTGTGGAACAACGTCCGCCTGCCCGCCCAGTATCAATAA
- a CDS encoding TatD family nuclease-associated radical SAM protein: MDERNTSVTEFAFTQDGVRYLQITQRSNLECRFWPAKFSQLLEKRGGRPLPREPSVNEILYAIGDPASWRDIVFGGPGEPTLRLYDFLEVARRVRERGGHVSLETDGLANVVYQRDITPDLEGSVDQLAVFLNVHDQATYDRYFQCGFADPHSAALEFARSARAFVPKLTLVAMEGVGDVDKAACQQIADDLGVEFAAVVYGPAPSH; the protein is encoded by the coding sequence ATGGATGAGCGCAACACTTCAGTCACGGAATTTGCGTTTACACAGGATGGTGTGCGTTATCTGCAGATTACGCAACGGAGTAATCTGGAGTGTCGGTTTTGGCCCGCCAAGTTCAGTCAACTCCTCGAAAAACGCGGTGGCAGGCCGCTCCCACGCGAACCCAGCGTCAACGAAATCCTGTATGCTATTGGAGACCCGGCTTCCTGGCGCGACATTGTTTTTGGTGGCCCCGGAGAGCCGACGCTGCGCCTGTACGATTTTCTGGAGGTCGCGCGCCGCGTTCGCGAACGCGGCGGCCACGTAAGCCTGGAAACCGATGGGCTGGCAAACGTGGTCTATCAGCGTGATATCACACCTGACCTGGAAGGAAGCGTCGATCAGCTCGCGGTGTTTCTTAATGTCCACGACCAGGCCACGTACGACCGGTATTTCCAATGTGGTTTCGCCGATCCGCATTCGGCCGCTCTGGAGTTCGCCCGCAGCGCCCGCGCATTCGTGCCGAAGTTGACCCTGGTGGCGATGGAGGGGGTTGGGGATGTTGACAAGGCTGCGTGCCAGCAGATTGCTGATGATTTGGGAGTGGAATTTGCCGCCGTGGTATACGGCCCCGCGCCATCGCACTAG
- a CDS encoding GIY-YIG nuclease family protein, which yields MATNRDRDAVCEGWVVYILLCGDGTLYTGISNDLPRRLRAHDLGRTGARYTRGRGPLRLVYVEDAEDRGTALRREAAIKRLSRHEKSRLALAGARRRKLEGIDPAALRELRRSLPG from the coding sequence GTGGCAACAAACAGGGATCGCGACGCGGTGTGCGAAGGCTGGGTGGTCTACATCCTGCTTTGCGGCGACGGCACCCTGTACACAGGCATCAGCAATGACCTTCCCCGGCGTCTGCGCGCGCACGATCTCGGCCGCACCGGTGCGCGCTACACACGTGGTCGCGGGCCGCTACGCCTGGTGTATGTCGAGGATGCCGAAGATCGAGGCACGGCCCTGCGCCGTGAGGCCGCGATCAAGCGTTTGTCGCGGCATGAGAAAAGTCGCCTTGCCCTGGCCGGCGCCCGCCGCCGGAAACTCGAGGGAATCGACCCGGCGGCCTTGCGGGAACTCCGTCGTAGCCTGCCCGGCTAG
- a CDS encoding ABC transporter permease has product MKAGHVVAVFIARNKEFFRDRAALSWNIVFPVLIVAAFAFVFSGPLPAQYKVGVLGKDNHHQSAGPELLKLKYLDIISFPNRAVGVRKVKRHQIDILIDPASRRYWINDTSPKGYFLERLLREEPHNAYQKQTVTGRPIRYSDWVVPGVLGVNMMFSALWGIGYVIVRYRKNGVLKRLKATPLSALEFLTAQVLSRMIIILAITAFVFFSTWWLTGFAMFGSVLSLFVVFAVGAFSLVTLGLLVATRTATEELAEGLLNVVSWPMMLLSGVWFSLDGLNPIIQKISLAFPLTYLVSAARAIMVDGASLTDVIPQLVVLAAMSVLFLLIGAVTFRWE; this is encoded by the coding sequence ATGAAGGCCGGGCACGTCGTCGCGGTGTTCATCGCCCGCAACAAGGAATTCTTTCGCGATCGCGCGGCATTAAGCTGGAACATCGTGTTTCCGGTGCTGATCGTTGCCGCGTTTGCATTTGTGTTTTCCGGCCCGCTGCCGGCGCAATACAAGGTTGGAGTCCTCGGCAAAGACAACCACCATCAGAGTGCCGGCCCGGAACTGTTGAAGCTCAAGTATCTCGACATCATTTCCTTCCCCAATCGCGCGGTTGGCGTACGCAAGGTGAAGCGGCACCAGATCGACATACTGATCGATCCGGCATCCCGTCGGTACTGGATCAACGATACCTCGCCCAAGGGGTATTTCCTTGAACGCCTGTTGCGGGAAGAGCCTCACAACGCCTATCAAAAGCAGACGGTGACGGGGCGCCCAATCCGCTATTCGGACTGGGTCGTGCCGGGCGTACTGGGCGTAAACATGATGTTCAGTGCCCTGTGGGGAATTGGCTACGTGATCGTGCGCTACCGCAAGAATGGCGTCCTCAAACGGCTGAAGGCGACGCCCCTTTCGGCGCTTGAGTTCCTGACGGCCCAGGTGCTGTCGCGCATGATCATTATTCTCGCCATCACGGCTTTCGTATTCTTTTCCACCTGGTGGCTCACGGGCTTCGCCATGTTCGGGTCCGTGCTGTCCCTGTTCGTGGTGTTTGCAGTCGGTGCCTTCAGCCTCGTCACCCTGGGACTGCTGGTCGCCACGCGCACCGCGACGGAAGAGCTCGCGGAAGGACTGTTAAACGTGGTCAGTTGGCCGATGATGCTGCTTTCCGGTGTCTGGTTTTCGCTCGATGGACTCAACCCGATCATCCAGAAGATCTCCCTCGCCTTCCCGCTTACCTATCTGGTGTCCGCGGCGCGTGCAATCATGGTCGACGGCGCCTCGCTGACCGATGTGATCCCGCAGCTCGTGGTTCTCGCGGCCATGAGTGTATTGTTCCTGCTCATCGGGGCCGTGACCTTTCGCTGGGAGTAG